GGAGCTCTACCGGGACGATCAACCCGCCGGTCCGGGCTCGGCGGATTCCGACGATGACCGCTACGCACCGGAGAACGCTCCGCGGGAATCGCGCGATCAGGCCGTTCCGAGCGAGCCCGTTCCGCCCGAAGCGTCCCCGGCGCCGTCCGGGGCGGAGGCGCGAATCGTCTTCGACGTTTCGCCTCCGGACGCGGCCATCTACGTGGACGACCGATTCGCGGGGAGCGCGCGGGAGCTCGACGCTCTCCCGGAGGGGCTCGCGGTCTCGGCCGGCGAACATC
The sequence above is a segment of the Thermoanaerobaculia bacterium genome. Coding sequences within it:
- a CDS encoding PEGA domain-containing protein, yielding ELYRDDQPAGPGSADSDDDRYAPENAPRESRDQAVPSEPVPPEASPAPSGAEARIVFDVSPPDAAIYVDDRFAGSARELDALPEGLAVSAGEHRVVVTCPGYREATTRVQVSGTRIGRAAISLQR